The Alistipes sp. ZOR0009 genome has a window encoding:
- a CDS encoding restriction endonuclease, with protein sequence MTWKDYEVEIHDYFKEMFPNADISHNVTVPGRYSKVDRQIDILIEDYVAGHRMRIVVDGKYFSEKIDVKDVEMFIGMLNDCEANKGLLITQEGFSKAAISRAHFDPIDIELDILNFKDLHQFQGFGGLPYSGKQGVLLPAPFGWIIDGTRRPNMLATLYQRGLTLEQAGESKEWMYVNIRSKDEEIKTLDDFLRFQEAYTLKDFPKAEIRFLPTVKRDGSAIKLRSINIDTYQTTEYTGFVDFDDFIFFCVLFTPEELKKKNIRKLESILQSVLPLNVNQPTVE encoded by the coding sequence ATGACTTGGAAAGATTATGAAGTTGAAATTCACGATTACTTTAAGGAAATGTTTCCAAATGCAGACATTTCCCATAACGTGACTGTGCCCGGACGCTATTCAAAAGTTGATAGACAGATTGACATTTTAATTGAAGACTATGTCGCAGGCCACCGAATGCGAATCGTGGTAGACGGTAAATATTTTTCTGAGAAAATTGACGTTAAAGATGTTGAGATGTTTATTGGAATGCTCAACGACTGTGAAGCAAACAAAGGACTTCTTATAACACAAGAAGGTTTTTCAAAAGCTGCAATTAGCCGTGCACACTTTGACCCAATTGATATAGAACTCGACATTCTAAACTTTAAAGACCTTCACCAATTTCAAGGTTTCGGTGGTCTTCCATATAGCGGTAAACAAGGTGTTCTTTTACCTGCTCCTTTCGGTTGGATTATTGACGGCACAAGAAGGCCTAATATGTTAGCGACACTTTACCAACGGGGGCTGACATTAGAACAAGCTGGAGAAAGCAAGGAATGGATGTATGTAAATATTAGAAGCAAAGATGAAGAAATAAAAACACTGGACGATTTTCTGAGATTTCAAGAAGCTTATACACTTAAGGATTTCCCCAAAGCAGAAATTAGGTTTTTGCCGACAGTTAAACGTGATGGAAGTGCAATTAAATTACGCTCTATTAATATCGACACCTATCAGACAACTGAATATACAGGTTTTGTAGATTTTGATGATTTTATTTTCTTTTGTGTTTTGTTTACACCAGAAGAACTTAAAAAGAAAAACATAAGAAAATTGGAAAGCATTTTACAAAGTGTATTACCACTTAATGTGAATCAACCGACAGTCGAATAA